In Aquipuribacter hungaricus, one genomic interval encodes:
- the fabF gene encoding beta-ketoacyl-ACP synthase II — protein sequence MSTTVVVTGLGATTPIGGDAVSTWEAALKGVSGAATFTGPWVDDFELPVRFGAQLTVPASEMLTKVQLRRLDPSSQYALIAAQEAWRDAGSPTPEPTRLGVCMASGIGGLWTLLDNWDAMKAGGPRRVFPLSIPMLMPNAPAATVSLEVGARAGAHTPVSACASGAEAIAMAIDMIRSGRADIVVAGGTEAVVHPLPVAAFAAMQALSTRNDDPSTASRPYDIGRDGFVLGEGAGVVVLESEEHARARGARVHAEILGAGMSSDAHHIAAPEPEGMGAARAIQEALDVSGLTASDIDHINAHATSTPVGDVAEARAIHRALGSDIASRIAVSATKSMTGHLLGAAGAVEAVFAVCAVRDRVAPPTINITEMDPVVELDVVRDEPRQLGDGTRPVVALNNSFGFGGHNVALTFRSAS from the coding sequence ATGAGCACGACCGTCGTCGTCACCGGCCTCGGCGCCACCACCCCGATCGGGGGTGACGCCGTCTCCACCTGGGAGGCCGCCCTCAAGGGCGTCTCGGGTGCCGCCACGTTCACCGGACCCTGGGTGGACGACTTCGAGCTTCCCGTCCGCTTCGGCGCGCAGCTCACCGTCCCCGCCTCGGAGATGCTCACCAAGGTGCAGCTGCGCCGGCTGGACCCCAGCTCGCAGTACGCCCTCATCGCCGCCCAGGAGGCCTGGCGCGACGCCGGCTCCCCCACGCCGGAGCCCACGCGGCTCGGCGTGTGCATGGCCAGCGGCATCGGCGGGCTGTGGACGCTGCTCGACAACTGGGACGCCATGAAGGCCGGCGGGCCCCGCCGGGTCTTCCCGCTGTCGATCCCCATGCTCATGCCGAACGCGCCCGCCGCGACCGTGAGCCTCGAGGTCGGCGCCCGCGCCGGCGCCCACACCCCGGTCAGCGCGTGCGCGTCCGGCGCCGAGGCCATCGCCATGGCCATCGACATGATCCGCAGCGGCCGCGCCGACATCGTCGTCGCCGGTGGCACCGAGGCCGTCGTCCACCCGCTGCCCGTGGCCGCCTTCGCCGCCATGCAGGCCCTGTCGACCCGCAACGACGACCCTTCGACCGCCTCGCGGCCCTACGACATCGGGCGCGACGGCTTCGTCCTCGGCGAGGGTGCCGGGGTCGTCGTCCTGGAGTCCGAGGAGCACGCCCGCGCCCGCGGCGCCCGTGTCCACGCCGAGATCCTGGGCGCCGGCATGAGCTCCGACGCCCACCACATCGCCGCCCCCGAGCCCGAGGGCATGGGCGCCGCCCGCGCCATCCAGGAGGCGCTGGACGTGTCGGGCCTCACCGCCTCCGACATCGACCACATCAACGCCCACGCCACGTCCACCCCCGTCGGCGACGTCGCCGAGGCCCGCGCCATCCACCGCGCGCTCGGCTCGGACATCGCCTCCCGGATCGCCGTGTCGGCCACCAAGTCCATGACCGGGCACCTGCTGGGCGCCGCCGGTGCCGTCGAGGCCGTGTTCGCCGTCTGCGCGGTCCGCGACCGCGTCGCCCCGCCGACCATCAACATCACCGAGATGGACCCGGTCGTCGAGCTCGATGTCGTGCGCGACGAGCCCCGCCAGCTCGGCGACGGGACCCGCCCGGTCGTGGCGCTC
- a CDS encoding acyl carrier protein has product MASEQEILSGLADIVNEETGLPTDAVELDKNFTDDLDIDSLSMMTIVVNAEEKFGIRIPDEDVKNLATVRDAVSYIAQAQG; this is encoded by the coding sequence ATGGCAAGCGAGCAGGAGATCCTGAGCGGCCTGGCCGACATCGTCAACGAGGAGACGGGTCTGCCCACGGACGCCGTGGAGCTCGACAAGAACTTCACCGACGACCTCGACATCGACTCCCTGTCGATGATGACCATCGTCGTGAACGCCGAGGAGAAGTTCGGCATCCGCATCCCCGACGAGGACGTCAAGAACCTCGCCACCGTGCGCGACGCCGTCAGCTACATCGCCCAGGCCCAGGGCTGA